A single Polyodon spathula isolate WHYD16114869_AA chromosome 6, ASM1765450v1, whole genome shotgun sequence DNA region contains:
- the mea1 gene encoding male-enhanced antigen 1: protein MEVERAREMGPERIFPNAEEELGHERPLEGGGEWSEEELEEEVGVEVDEEEGAAGGGYYYQPLNQDPDSGQHALSQPAQLEDTETQVQVIQERIQAMGLHLPQPPPPDSDEEEDLEEAVTKSSHSSIPMDPDHVELVKRTMSAINLPLLGIPSWAREISDDQWKDMVQQTIESRQPASALKLERK from the exons ATGGAAGTGGAGAGAGCCAGAGAGATGGGTCCTGAGAGAATCTTCCCGAATGCAGAGGAGGAGCTGGGGCACGAACGGCCGCTCGAGGGGGGAGGGGAGTGGAGCGAAGAGGAACTGGAGGAGGAGGTGGGTGTGGAGGTGGATGAGGAAGAAGGAGCAGCAGGAGGAGGCTACTACTACCAGCCCCTGAACCAGGACCCCGACTCAGGTCAGCACGCTCTCAGCCAGCCTGCCCAGCTCGAAGACACAGAGACCCAGGTGCAAGTCATacaggagaggattcag GCAATGGGGCTACACCTCCCCCAGCCTCCTCCTCCAGACAGTGATGAAGAGGAGGACCTGGAGGAAGCTGTCACCAAGAGCAGCCACAGCTCCATCCCTATGGACCCCG ACCATGTGGAGCTGGTGAAGAGGACGATGTCTGCGATTAATCTCCCCTTGCTGGGCATCCCATCCTGGGCCAGAGAGATCTCTGATGACCAGTGGAAGGATATGGTTCAGCAGACCATCGAATCCCGGCAACCTGCATCAGCCTTGAAGCTGGAGAGAAAGTGA